One Paraburkholderia aromaticivorans genomic region harbors:
- a CDS encoding terminase gpA endonuclease subunit, producing the protein MLENAYADAYQIAREALAAFIPPKRETVAQYAAMNRRLSNQGGGFVGRWHHEKAPYLVAPMETLTRLDYLTTVIVGPGQSGKTEVAQNWLLKSVANDPGDMLWYMQTDPGLEAFVKSRINTQINSHPEMAMRLGSKPVDDSLHYKMFDGMHVEFLSANDNNLINKSAPRIVADEVDAYPESLGDIKAVLDVRRQTFGRQSMLLAMSHPDRARGMVPERDWTAGIMALYGDSDRRVWYWPCPHCGAWSSPVPIAARYMVLHYQDDWSLDEIQEKARLICPVNGCLIEDRERRAMNLAAYRSPFGGWVGDGQEISQEGVVTGDLAARDSAGFWIVGAMSPFILGGIGGLARAKAKAEREYEIDGDDKTLRQVVAKQWGFLYSPKRGTGSIDANVLAERAEAALKLAEIPEGVRFLTAGVDANGGRFEWLVRGWGMNGESWVIEKGRLLGDPATNADDWDQLLEIVTRTYPLSDGSRRRMPIRAFGFDSGGEAGVTQQAYSAWRRWRKLDGVVRLIGKIAGRDAWTVLPTKGASALLAQRLVVTYPDTARKSNRAAAGGTVPVAQFNPNSFKDDLSGQLQKADVGEWYVHFPYALRSPEEPHLWFEQLTAETRMKNGRWEKSIKSRRNETLDLMVLTHVMAHLHGLAQIDWAKPPSWAAPWDTNSSLIAGSAAVVPSAPQSTSSPGTGQQTSKSAVHRFR; encoded by the coding sequence ATGCTTGAGAACGCATACGCCGACGCGTACCAGATCGCGCGCGAGGCGCTAGCGGCATTCATACCGCCGAAGCGCGAGACGGTTGCCCAGTACGCCGCGATGAATCGCCGGCTGTCCAATCAGGGCGGTGGTTTCGTCGGGCGCTGGCACCACGAGAAAGCGCCGTATCTCGTCGCGCCGATGGAGACGCTCACCCGACTCGACTACCTGACGACGGTGATCGTCGGGCCGGGCCAGTCGGGCAAAACTGAGGTTGCGCAGAACTGGTTGCTCAAGTCGGTCGCGAACGACCCGGGCGACATGCTCTGGTATATGCAGACCGATCCGGGCCTCGAGGCATTCGTCAAGAGCCGGATCAACACGCAGATCAACAGCCATCCAGAGATGGCGATGCGGCTCGGTTCGAAGCCCGTCGACGACTCGTTGCACTACAAGATGTTCGACGGCATGCACGTCGAATTTCTGTCGGCGAACGACAACAACCTGATCAACAAGTCGGCGCCGCGGATCGTGGCCGACGAGGTCGATGCATATCCGGAGTCGCTCGGCGACATTAAGGCGGTGCTGGACGTGCGGCGCCAGACCTTCGGCCGCCAGTCGATGCTGCTGGCGATGAGCCACCCGGACCGTGCACGCGGGATGGTTCCGGAGCGTGACTGGACCGCCGGCATCATGGCCCTGTATGGCGACAGCGATCGCCGCGTGTGGTATTGGCCATGTCCGCACTGCGGCGCGTGGTCAAGCCCGGTGCCGATCGCAGCGCGCTATATGGTGCTGCACTACCAGGACGATTGGAGCCTCGACGAGATCCAGGAGAAGGCGCGGCTTATCTGCCCCGTGAACGGCTGCCTGATTGAGGACCGCGAACGCCGCGCCATGAATCTCGCCGCGTATCGGTCTCCGTTCGGCGGGTGGGTTGGCGACGGCCAGGAGATCTCGCAAGAGGGCGTCGTGACCGGCGATCTGGCGGCGCGCGACAGTGCTGGCTTCTGGATCGTCGGCGCAATGTCGCCGTTTATCCTGGGCGGCATCGGCGGCCTCGCCCGTGCGAAAGCGAAAGCAGAGCGCGAGTACGAGATCGACGGCGATGACAAGACGCTTCGTCAGGTCGTCGCCAAGCAATGGGGCTTTCTGTATTCGCCCAAGCGCGGCACAGGATCGATCGACGCGAATGTGCTTGCGGAGCGCGCCGAGGCTGCGCTCAAGCTGGCAGAAATTCCCGAGGGCGTGCGCTTCCTGACGGCCGGCGTCGATGCAAACGGCGGCCGGTTCGAGTGGTTGGTGCGCGGCTGGGGCATGAACGGCGAGAGCTGGGTGATCGAGAAAGGTCGTCTTCTCGGCGATCCCGCGACGAACGCCGACGATTGGGATCAACTGCTCGAGATCGTCACGCGGACCTACCCGCTTTCGGACGGTAGCCGCCGGCGGATGCCGATCCGCGCTTTCGGTTTCGACAGCGGCGGTGAAGCGGGCGTGACGCAGCAGGCGTATTCCGCATGGCGCCGCTGGCGAAAATTGGACGGGGTTGTGCGTCTGATCGGCAAGATCGCCGGACGCGATGCGTGGACTGTGCTACCCACCAAGGGCGCCAGTGCGCTGCTCGCACAGCGGCTGGTGGTGACGTATCCGGACACGGCGCGCAAATCGAATCGCGCGGCCGCCGGCGGTACCGTCCCCGTCGCACAGTTCAACCCGAACAGCTTCAAGGATGATCTTTCCGGCCAACTGCAGAAAGCGGATGTCGGTGAGTGGTACGTGCATTTCCCGTACGCGTTGCGGTCTCCCGAAGAACCTCACCTCTGGTTCGAGCAACTGACCGCTGAGACGCGCATGAAGAACGGGCGCTGGGAAAAGTCCATCAAGAGCCGGCGCAACGAGACGCTCGACCTGATGGTCCTCACGCACGTGATGGCGCACCTCCACGGCCTTGCGCAGATCGATTGGGCGAAGCCCCCTTCGTGGGCGGCGCCGTGGGACACGAATTCATCCCTGATCGCAGGATCAGCCGCAGTGGTGCCGAGCGCGCCTCAGTCGACGTCGAGTCCTGGCACCGGTCAGCAGACGTCGAAATCCGCAGTTCACCGTTTCCGCTAA
- the gpW gene encoding gpW family head-tail joining protein yields MATTDLSSPYYGMSDAQLQAALVSAQQAYIDLRTGKKLVTVSYAQGGGARSATFQQTDMANLRMLIAELQQALNPGVRISHRRYITPVF; encoded by the coding sequence ATGGCCACTACCGATCTCAGCTCGCCGTATTACGGCATGAGCGATGCGCAGCTGCAGGCCGCGCTCGTCTCGGCGCAGCAGGCCTATATCGATCTGCGGACGGGTAAGAAGCTGGTCACCGTCTCGTACGCGCAAGGCGGCGGCGCGCGCAGCGCGACGTTCCAGCAGACCGACATGGCGAACCTGCGCATGTTGATCGCTGAGCTGCAGCAGGCACTCAACCCGGGCGTGCGCATCAGTCACCGCCGCTACATCACGCCGGTGTTCTGA
- a CDS encoding phage portal protein gives MSKEITLVDAGGNPIRRARADYPNGMPLRSQVGASFFPYQAAEWQTQEMGAWLPWIRSPDAEITQFRDRMVARSRDQVRNDGRSSGGITRILDSAIGASLRLSAAPDYRALRLISGAKFDIQWAKEFASAAEARWRMFSNDLNRYNDVSRQLTVSQQLRLALRHKLIDGENLVVNYWKPERVGRGAAQYATSFLVVDPDRLSNPMQMLDTKHLRGGVEVDDDGVPIAYHIRKAHQNDWYNAVESMEWERVEREDDDGWRRVIHDYDRDRAGQNRGIGVFIPVLAHAKMLARYYGIELQAAALAASIGTYVTSPYDPAEVQDAVAGDQELKFYQSLRKDWNDERPAMFNGVRVPALAPGEDIKSVASDHPHNGFTEFVHEMQGCVASALGVPIEQVTQDWSRSNYSNMRGSMLEGWKTLIRRRLDFSAGTATPMYAVWLRESMENDELPLPKGAPDFLEAATAYAACSWLGPARGWVDPVKEPQGSILKMDAALTTLKQEAAEQGLDWEEVIDQRQIEIEAFKKRGMPLPEWGGGELASRTDEPPEEPKAA, from the coding sequence ATGAGCAAAGAAATCACGCTCGTCGACGCGGGCGGAAATCCGATCCGCCGTGCGCGCGCCGACTATCCGAACGGCATGCCGCTGCGGAGTCAGGTCGGGGCCTCGTTTTTCCCGTATCAGGCTGCGGAGTGGCAGACGCAGGAGATGGGGGCGTGGCTGCCATGGATACGCTCGCCCGACGCCGAGATCACCCAGTTTCGCGATCGCATGGTCGCGCGCTCGCGCGATCAAGTTCGCAATGACGGTCGCTCGAGCGGCGGCATCACCCGGATCCTCGACAGCGCGATCGGCGCGTCGCTACGCCTGTCCGCTGCGCCTGACTATCGCGCATTGCGCCTCATTAGCGGCGCGAAGTTCGATATCCAGTGGGCGAAGGAATTCGCGAGTGCTGCCGAGGCGCGCTGGCGCATGTTCTCGAACGACCTGAATCGTTACAACGACGTGTCGAGGCAGCTCACCGTGTCGCAGCAGCTGCGTCTGGCGCTGCGCCACAAGCTGATTGACGGAGAGAATCTGGTCGTCAACTACTGGAAGCCCGAGCGCGTTGGTCGCGGTGCTGCACAGTATGCGACCTCCTTTCTGGTCGTGGATCCGGACCGTCTGTCGAACCCCATGCAGATGCTGGACACGAAGCACCTGCGTGGTGGGGTCGAGGTCGACGACGACGGTGTGCCGATCGCGTATCACATTCGCAAGGCGCACCAGAACGACTGGTACAACGCCGTCGAGAGCATGGAATGGGAGCGCGTCGAGCGAGAAGATGACGATGGCTGGCGGCGCGTCATTCACGACTACGACCGCGATCGCGCCGGGCAGAACCGCGGAATCGGCGTGTTCATTCCCGTGCTCGCGCACGCGAAGATGCTAGCGCGCTATTACGGCATCGAACTGCAGGCGGCAGCTCTCGCCGCATCGATCGGCACGTATGTCACCAGCCCATACGATCCTGCTGAAGTGCAGGACGCAGTAGCTGGCGATCAGGAGCTCAAGTTCTATCAGAGTCTACGGAAGGACTGGAACGACGAGCGACCGGCGATGTTCAACGGCGTGCGCGTGCCGGCGCTGGCTCCAGGCGAAGACATCAAGTCGGTCGCATCGGACCATCCTCATAACGGCTTTACCGAGTTCGTGCATGAGATGCAGGGTTGCGTCGCTTCGGCGCTCGGCGTCCCGATTGAACAGGTGACGCAGGACTGGTCGCGGAGCAACTACTCGAACATGCGCGGCTCGATGCTCGAGGGGTGGAAGACATTGATCCGGCGTCGTCTGGATTTTTCTGCCGGCACGGCGACGCCGATGTATGCGGTGTGGCTTCGCGAGTCGATGGAGAACGACGAGCTGCCTTTGCCGAAGGGCGCACCCGACTTCCTGGAAGCTGCCACAGCCTACGCGGCCTGTTCGTGGCTTGGACCCGCGCGCGGGTGGGTTGACCCGGTCAAGGAACCGCAAGGCTCCATTCTCAAGATGGACGCGGCGCTCACGACGCTCAAGCAGGAAGCCGCCGAGCAGGGTCTGGACTGGGAGGAAGTAATCGACCAGCGTCAGATCGAAATCGAGGCTTTCAAGAAACGCGGCATGCCTCTGCCCGAGTGGGGCGGAGGCGAACTTGCTTCGCGCACCGACGAACCTCCTGAAGAGCCGAAGGCGGCATGA
- a CDS encoding S49 family peptidase, giving the protein MINYPHLATRLFNVPIAILPHKAEVVMAALADRFGISHLFRGDGSSLELANGGARAFLDAEDESEEASYKPYDVAQGVARIPIEGTLVHKLGTLEPYSGMTGYDGIRALLSMALGDPDVRAIMLDIDSPGGEVAGCFDLVDAIYDARGRKPIWAVLTESAYSAAYAIASAADRIIVPRTGGTGSVGVICMHVDMSQALSKAGIDVTLIHYGAKKADGNEFNPLSKDALSRFQSDVNKMGEIFVKTVARNRDLKTAIVRDTEAGTFLGAAGVDIGFADAVMAPDEAFASLLEELG; this is encoded by the coding sequence ATGATCAACTATCCTCACCTGGCCACGCGGCTTTTCAATGTGCCGATCGCGATCCTGCCGCATAAGGCTGAAGTCGTGATGGCAGCCCTTGCAGACCGATTCGGCATCTCGCATCTCTTTCGCGGTGACGGCTCGTCCCTCGAGCTGGCAAACGGCGGCGCGCGCGCGTTTCTCGACGCAGAGGACGAGAGCGAGGAAGCATCGTACAAGCCCTACGACGTGGCACAAGGCGTCGCGCGCATTCCGATCGAAGGCACGCTGGTGCACAAGCTCGGGACGCTCGAGCCATATTCCGGCATGACCGGCTATGACGGCATCCGCGCGCTGCTGAGCATGGCGCTGGGAGATCCGGACGTGCGCGCGATCATGCTCGATATCGATTCTCCGGGCGGCGAGGTGGCGGGATGCTTCGACCTGGTCGACGCGATCTACGACGCCCGCGGACGGAAGCCGATCTGGGCCGTGCTCACCGAGAGCGCCTACTCGGCTGCATATGCGATCGCGAGCGCGGCCGACCGGATCATCGTCCCGCGCACCGGTGGCACCGGCAGCGTCGGCGTGATCTGCATGCACGTCGACATGTCGCAGGCACTTTCAAAGGCGGGAATCGACGTCACGCTCATCCACTACGGCGCAAAAAAAGCCGACGGCAATGAGTTCAATCCGTTGTCAAAAGATGCGCTCTCCCGCTTTCAGTCCGACGTCAACAAGATGGGAGAGATCTTCGTCAAGACTGTCGCCCGCAATCGCGATCTCAAGACGGCCATCGTGCGTGACACGGAGGCCGGCACTTTTCTCGGCGCCGCCGGCGTCGATATCGGCTTCGCCGATGCCGTCATGGCACCGGATGAAGCTTTCGCGTCCCTGCTCGAAGAGCTGGGCTGA
- a CDS encoding head decoration protein: MAQTPLTENRHDGGFLVSEARGHRSRDPMTFSGAVKHLPGEVVAKKAAGTAAAAAKAGNTGNGVFTLDATTPVLPNAQAGIYVVRCTTTATNSGTFRVFDPTGDVIGDIVVGQTFSDGIKFAIADGATDFVVGDEFDVTVSLLSASLVPLNPTATDGTQIAAGIGFGTYDATSADVPGLAVVRDAEVNGGELIWPAGITTAQMNAAKGQLATLGIITR, from the coding sequence ATGGCTCAGACCCCTCTCACAGAAAACCGGCACGACGGTGGCTTTCTCGTGTCCGAAGCGCGCGGCCACCGCTCGCGCGACCCGATGACCTTCAGCGGCGCGGTGAAACATCTTCCGGGCGAAGTCGTTGCGAAGAAGGCGGCTGGTACGGCTGCCGCAGCTGCTAAGGCCGGCAATACGGGCAACGGCGTATTCACGCTCGACGCTACGACTCCGGTACTGCCGAATGCTCAGGCTGGAATTTACGTGGTGCGCTGCACGACCACCGCCACGAACAGCGGCACGTTCCGGGTGTTCGATCCGACCGGCGATGTCATCGGCGATATCGTCGTTGGCCAGACGTTTTCCGACGGCATCAAGTTCGCGATCGCGGACGGTGCGACGGACTTCGTCGTTGGTGACGAATTCGATGTCACGGTGTCGCTCCTTTCGGCATCACTGGTGCCGCTGAATCCGACGGCAACCGACGGCACGCAGATTGCCGCGGGCATCGGTTTCGGCACATACGACGCAACGTCGGCGGACGTGCCCGGACTCGCGGTGGTCCGTGATGCCGAGGTGAACGGCGGCGAACTGATCTGGCCGGCGGGTATCACGACGGCACAGATGAACGCTGCAAAGGGCCAACTCGCCACACTCGGGATCATCACCCGCTAA
- a CDS encoding major capsid protein, whose protein sequence is MASLDVFHQDAFSTIQLTAAVDKYPFQPVGLGDLDIFEDEPIRNTVLAVEQRQGQLILIPTSPRGAEGTQRVTEQRAARYFKVPRLMHDDTIYANEIQDIRAFGTESELMQLQAELARRVSGPTGILRNIEYTWEFHRLAAVQGQLLDANGSVIYNFFDEFGITPATEVPFNLTAGTANSIRPICNGIRRAMMRKAQGAWLPTTKVYAMCGDAFYDDFVNHPDVIRTFLNWSAAADLRDDSQGAAFDTFKFGGIYWMNYRGSDDNTTIKIPDDKVKFFPVGAPGVFRRALAPGESFEWVNTPGKPMYMIPIMDRDRNAWWKVEGYSYPLHICTRPEMLQSGRLES, encoded by the coding sequence ATGGCCAGTTTGGACGTATTCCATCAGGATGCCTTCTCGACCATCCAGCTCACCGCTGCGGTCGACAAATATCCGTTTCAGCCGGTGGGGCTCGGCGATCTCGACATCTTCGAGGACGAGCCGATCCGCAATACCGTGCTCGCTGTCGAACAGCGTCAGGGTCAGTTGATCCTGATTCCGACGTCGCCACGCGGTGCGGAAGGCACGCAGCGTGTCACCGAGCAACGCGCGGCCCGGTACTTCAAGGTGCCGCGTCTGATGCACGATGACACGATCTACGCAAACGAGATTCAGGATATTCGCGCGTTCGGCACGGAATCCGAACTCATGCAACTGCAGGCTGAACTCGCTCGTCGGGTTAGTGGCCCGACAGGCATCCTGCGCAACATCGAGTACACGTGGGAATTCCACCGGCTTGCCGCTGTCCAGGGCCAGCTGCTCGATGCAAACGGCTCGGTGATCTACAACTTCTTCGACGAGTTCGGCATCACGCCGGCGACTGAGGTGCCTTTCAATCTCACCGCCGGCACGGCCAACAGCATCCGTCCGATCTGTAACGGCATCCGACGCGCGATGATGCGCAAGGCGCAGGGTGCATGGCTGCCGACCACGAAGGTGTATGCGATGTGCGGCGACGCGTTCTACGACGATTTCGTCAATCACCCCGACGTGATCCGTACGTTCCTAAACTGGTCGGCCGCTGCGGATCTGCGCGACGACAGCCAGGGCGCCGCGTTCGATACCTTCAAGTTCGGCGGCATCTACTGGATGAACTACCGCGGCTCGGACGACAACACGACCATCAAGATCCCGGATGACAAGGTCAAGTTTTTCCCGGTCGGTGCACCCGGTGTCTTCCGCCGCGCGCTGGCGCCGGGCGAATCGTTCGAATGGGTCAATACGCCGGGCAAGCCCATGTACATGATCCCGATCATGGATCGTGACCGCAATGCCTGGTGGAAGGTCGAGGGTTACAGCTACCCGCTGCACATCTGCACGCGGCCGGAAATGCTGCAGAGCGGGCGCCTGGAATCCTGA
- a CDS encoding head-tail joining protein, whose product MIDFDGTLNAAISSALGDQVSLVYFLQPGVGTPVLGIFTLITDHTFNEDGTPDANITVATLGLQVSQLPSMPRQSDTVQVGTATYVVKDAAVDGLGWAYLDLGAQ is encoded by the coding sequence GTGATCGACTTCGACGGAACGCTGAACGCCGCCATCAGCTCGGCGCTCGGCGATCAGGTTTCGCTCGTGTATTTCCTGCAGCCGGGTGTCGGCACGCCGGTACTCGGCATCTTCACGCTCATCACCGATCACACCTTCAACGAGGACGGCACGCCAGACGCGAACATCACCGTGGCGACGCTCGGCCTGCAGGTCTCGCAGTTGCCATCGATGCCGCGACAAAGCGACACCGTGCAGGTGGGGACCGCAACGTATGTGGTGAAGGATGCCGCGGTCGACGGGCTCGGGTGGGCATATCTCGACCTGGGTGCTCAATGA
- a CDS encoding DUF2635 domain-containing protein, with protein sequence MFVKPAPGLLLRDPVTKQLLSAAPVEGVKTTVVPAGGMQVGDHDLYWVRRVRDGDAVMVTQEAPAVATGESASEVVTDVLNDEAKGAN encoded by the coding sequence ATGTTTGTGAAACCCGCACCGGGCTTGCTTTTGCGCGACCCGGTCACGAAGCAGCTCCTGTCGGCCGCGCCGGTCGAGGGCGTGAAGACCACGGTCGTGCCCGCTGGAGGCATGCAGGTGGGAGATCACGACCTTTACTGGGTCCGCCGCGTCCGCGATGGCGACGCTGTGATGGTGACGCAGGAAGCGCCGGCAGTAGCAACCGGCGAGAGCGCATCCGAAGTTGTCACGGATGTCCTCAACGACGAAGCAAAGGGAGCCAACTAA
- a CDS encoding phage tail sheath subtilisin-like domain-containing protein, translating to MGDISFPNIPQNIRVPLFYADIDPSKANTGQQTQRALIIGQILSSGTGTPNTPQICQGVSDAASVGGQGSMLAMMTAAYRKRDTFGEVWYLPLADDPSSVAATGSLNFTSVPTVTGVLSLYVAGRIVSLAVTPSMTAAQIATALVAQIGTLPHLPVTAAVDGTTATKANLTAKNKGLAGNDIDLQLNYGGTAAGEATPAGLAVTITPMSGGATNPSTLTAALANLGDREFDFIALPYTDSASLNAIKSFLSTQTGRWSWSEQLYGGAYAAYRGTLGALTTFGVTRNDEHVSIMGFNGSPTPCWVIAADLTAAVAVSARADPAQPLQTVTLATMRAPPLPLRFALTDRNTLLYDGISTFSVGDDGTVSIENLITTYQKNSFGNADDSYLEVETMNTLTFVLRDLKSVVTTKYARKKLAANGTRVVPGTNVVTPNMIRADLIARYKTLEENGYVQGSSVFAQGLIVQQNSQNPNRVDVLYPAILIDQLRILALLMQFSNIVPATAS from the coding sequence ATGGGCGACATCTCTTTCCCGAATATCCCGCAGAACATCCGCGTCCCGCTGTTCTACGCAGATATTGACCCGAGCAAGGCAAACACTGGCCAGCAGACCCAGCGGGCGCTGATCATCGGGCAGATTCTGTCGAGCGGCACTGGCACACCCAACACACCGCAGATCTGCCAGGGTGTCTCCGACGCGGCATCAGTCGGCGGCCAGGGATCGATGCTGGCAATGATGACCGCTGCCTATCGCAAGCGGGATACGTTTGGCGAGGTCTGGTACTTGCCGCTCGCCGATGATCCGTCTTCTGTCGCAGCTACTGGCAGTCTGAATTTCACCAGTGTGCCGACGGTGACCGGTGTCCTGTCGCTCTATGTTGCTGGTCGGATAGTTTCATTGGCGGTGACGCCGTCCATGACGGCCGCGCAAATCGCAACGGCCCTTGTCGCGCAGATCGGCACCTTGCCTCACCTTCCGGTGACGGCCGCGGTCGACGGCACGACGGCGACGAAGGCCAATCTGACGGCGAAGAACAAGGGGCTCGCCGGCAACGATATCGACCTTCAACTGAACTACGGTGGCACCGCCGCTGGCGAAGCAACGCCTGCGGGTTTGGCGGTGACGATCACGCCAATGTCCGGCGGCGCGACGAACCCGTCCACGCTGACGGCAGCGCTAGCGAACCTTGGCGATCGGGAATTCGATTTCATCGCGTTGCCGTACACGGACAGCGCGTCGCTGAATGCGATCAAGTCGTTCCTCAGCACGCAGACCGGTCGATGGAGTTGGAGCGAGCAGCTCTATGGCGGCGCATACGCCGCCTACCGCGGCACGCTCGGCGCGCTCACAACGTTCGGTGTGACGCGCAACGACGAACATGTGTCGATCATGGGCTTCAACGGATCGCCGACGCCATGTTGGGTCATTGCCGCGGATCTGACCGCCGCTGTCGCGGTTTCCGCACGCGCCGATCCGGCTCAGCCGCTGCAGACCGTGACGCTCGCCACCATGCGGGCTCCGCCGCTGCCCCTGCGTTTCGCGCTCACCGACCGCAACACTTTGCTGTATGACGGCATCTCGACGTTTTCGGTAGGTGACGACGGCACCGTCTCTATCGAGAATCTGATCACCACGTACCAGAAGAACAGCTTTGGTAATGCGGATGACAGCTATCTCGAAGTTGAGACGATGAACACCCTGACGTTCGTTCTCCGTGATCTGAAGTCGGTAGTCACGACGAAGTACGCGCGTAAAAAGCTCGCGGCAAACGGCACGCGCGTCGTGCCTGGTACGAACGTCGTCACGCCGAACATGATCCGCGCCGATCTGATTGCACGGTATAAGACGCTCGAGGAAAACGGCTATGTGCAGGGCAGTTCGGTGTTTGCGCAGGGTCTCATCGTCCAGCAGAACTCGCAGAATCCGAATCGCGTCGACGTGTTGTATCCGGCGATCCTGATCGATCAACTGCGCATCCTTGCGCTGCTGATGCAGTTCTCGAACATCGTGCCTGCAACCGCGAGCTAA
- a CDS encoding phage tail tube protein codes for MPSPTGLLAGTASLSIDGTTYMITADFKYKPASKKRKTLSGMDRVHGYGEEISPPYISFNLRDWGGLTVADIAKMTDVTVMAELANGKTIIGRDMWTVEEQEVDSTEAKFDVRLEGPDECVSETTTS; via the coding sequence ATGCCTTCTCCCACTGGGTTGCTCGCCGGCACTGCGTCGCTGTCGATCGATGGTACGACCTACATGATCACAGCTGACTTCAAGTACAAGCCGGCCAGCAAGAAACGAAAGACGCTCTCGGGCATGGATCGAGTTCACGGCTACGGGGAAGAAATTTCGCCGCCGTACATCTCTTTTAACCTGCGCGACTGGGGCGGCCTGACCGTCGCGGATATCGCCAAGATGACGGACGTTACCGTTATGGCTGAACTGGCCAACGGCAAGACGATCATCGGCCGTGACATGTGGACCGTCGAAGAACAGGAAGTCGATTCGACGGAAGCGAAGTTTGACGTTCGTCTGGAAGGTCCGGACGAATGCGTATCAGAAACCACTACGAGTTAA
- a CDS encoding phage tail assembly protein produces MPQPEQKLLRLRNPITLKGDTVTYDTLELREPTVDELDRSVQTAGSGYASNAALISMVAGVPLAVVRKIGKTDYEEATAYLSGFSWTPPQSEESSVEASPT; encoded by the coding sequence ATGCCTCAACCTGAACAGAAACTTCTTCGGCTTCGCAATCCGATCACGCTGAAAGGCGACACCGTCACATACGACACCCTCGAGCTGCGCGAGCCGACGGTCGACGAGCTTGACCGAAGCGTCCAGACCGCGGGGTCCGGCTACGCCTCGAACGCTGCGCTTATCTCGATGGTCGCCGGCGTTCCACTCGCTGTCGTTCGCAAAATCGGCAAGACCGATTATGAGGAGGCGACTGCGTACCTCTCGGGTTTTTCCTGGACGCCCCCGCAGTCCGAGGAGAGCTCGGTCGAAGCGTCGCCGACCTGA